From the Amycolatopsis thermoflava N1165 genome, one window contains:
- a CDS encoding acyl-CoA dehydrogenase family protein, with amino-acid sequence MARLAQTAGLTDVQSEILSTVRSFVDKEIIPHAQELEHADAYPADIVEGMKEMGLFGITIPEEYGGLGESLLTYALVVEEIARGWMSVSGVINTHFIVAHMISRHGTPEQKQKYLPKMAAGEVRGSFSMSEPDLGSDVAAIKTRARRDGNGGTPASGGVAGGGDYVIDGSKMWLTNGGSSNLIALLVRTDEGAEKAHQNLTTFLVEKPEGFGEVAPGLTIPGKIDKMGYKGVDTTEAVFDGFRIPASQVLGEAPGRGFAFMMDGIEVGRVNVAARACGIAIRAFELAVEYAQQRRTFGKPIAQHQAIAFKLAEMATKVEAAHLMMVNAARLKDTGERNDVAAGMAKLIASEYCAEVTQEAFRIHGGYGYSKEYEIERLMREAPFLLIGEGTSEIQKTIISRGLLREYQVKSRLPARR; translated from the coding sequence GTGGCTCGTCTGGCCCAGACCGCCGGTCTCACCGACGTGCAGTCGGAGATCCTGTCCACGGTTCGCTCGTTCGTGGACAAGGAGATCATCCCGCACGCCCAGGAGCTGGAGCACGCGGACGCCTACCCGGCGGACATCGTCGAGGGCATGAAGGAGATGGGCCTGTTCGGGATCACGATCCCGGAGGAGTACGGCGGGCTGGGCGAGTCGCTGCTGACCTACGCGCTCGTGGTCGAGGAGATCGCGCGCGGCTGGATGAGCGTCTCGGGTGTCATCAACACGCACTTCATCGTGGCGCACATGATCTCCCGGCACGGCACGCCGGAGCAGAAGCAGAAGTACCTGCCGAAGATGGCGGCGGGCGAGGTCCGCGGTTCGTTCTCGATGTCCGAGCCCGACCTCGGCTCGGACGTGGCGGCCATCAAGACCCGCGCGCGGCGGGACGGCAATGGGGGTACCCCCGCCAGTGGGGGCGTAGCCGGCGGGGGAGACTACGTCATCGACGGGTCGAAGATGTGGCTGACCAACGGCGGCTCGTCGAACCTGATCGCGTTGCTGGTGCGCACCGACGAAGGCGCGGAGAAGGCCCACCAGAACCTGACGACGTTCCTGGTGGAGAAGCCGGAGGGCTTCGGCGAGGTGGCGCCGGGGCTCACCATCCCGGGCAAGATCGACAAGATGGGTTACAAGGGCGTCGACACCACCGAGGCGGTGTTCGACGGCTTCCGCATCCCCGCCTCGCAGGTCCTCGGCGAGGCGCCGGGCAGGGGTTTTGCGTTCATGATGGACGGCATCGAGGTCGGCCGGGTCAACGTGGCGGCGCGGGCGTGCGGCATCGCGATCCGGGCGTTCGAGCTGGCGGTGGAGTACGCGCAGCAGCGCAGGACGTTCGGCAAGCCGATCGCCCAGCACCAGGCCATCGCGTTCAAGCTCGCGGAGATGGCCACCAAGGTCGAGGCGGCGCACCTGATGATGGTCAACGCGGCGCGGCTGAAGGACACCGGCGAGCGCAACGACGTGGCGGCGGGCATGGCGAAGCTCATCGCCTCCGAGTACTGCGCCGAGGTCACCCAGGAGGCGTTCCGCATCCACGGCGGCTACGGCTACAGCAAGGAGTACGAGATCGAGCGCCTGATGCGGGAGGCGCCGTTCCTGCTCATCGGCGAGGGCACCAGCGAGATCCAGAAGACGATCATCAGCCGCGGCCTGCTGCGCGAGTACCAGGTCAAGAGCCGGCTTCCTGCGCGGCGCTGA